Proteins co-encoded in one Setaria viridis chromosome 9, Setaria_viridis_v4.0, whole genome shotgun sequence genomic window:
- the LOC117840278 gene encoding superoxide dismutase [Cu-Zn] 4A, which yields MVKAVVVLGSSEGVKGTIYFTQEGDGPTTVTGSVSGLKPGLHGFHVHALGDTTNGCMSTGPHYNPAGKEHGAPEDDNRHAGDLGNVTAGADGVANIHVTDSQIPLTGPNSIIGRAVVVHADPDDLGKGGHELSKSTGNAGGRIACGIIGLQG from the exons ATGGTGAAGGCTGTTGTTGTGCTTGGTAGCAGTGAGGGTGTCAAGGGCACCATCTACTTCACCCAAGAGGGAGATG GCCCCACCACTGTGACCGGAAGTGTCTCTGGCCTCAAGCCTGGCCTCCACGGGTTCCATGTGCATGCACTTGGTGACACCACAAATGGCTGCATGTCAACTG GACCGCATTACAATCCTGCGGGCAAGGAGCATGGAGCACCAGAAGATGACAACCGCCATGCTGGAGATCTCGGAAATGTCACAGCGGGAGCAGATG GTGTTGCTAACATCCATGTTACCGACAGCCAG ATCCCACTGACTGGGCCGAACTCGATCATTGGCAGAGCTGTTGTTGTTCACGCTGATCCTGATGATCTTGGAAAGG GTGGGCACGAGCTGAGCAAGAGCACTGGAAACGCTGGTGGCCGCATTGCCTGTG GGATCATTGGACTCCAGGGCTGA